One genomic region from Cryptococcus deuterogattii R265 chromosome 7, complete sequence encodes:
- a CDS encoding CAMK/CAMKL/CHK1 protein kinase, with amino-acid sequence MEVDQPTNYPDIQGYYLSREIGGGGFSKVYRAVHRQTRGLAACKVINLYINPAWGLGTPNIKELQKEVQVHKALKNPYILEFLHHETVKIDNPDHYTPGLYMLLELAVGGDLFDKIAPDIGVPEDLAKFYFAQMVAGVEFIHAKGIAHRDLKPENLLLAANGNLKITDFGLCAVFRHKGKTRLLSGRCGSLPYVAPELGVPAGQGYAAEPVDIWGMGVVLYTLLVGNTPWDEPSDSSPEFCAYRTGELLNYDPWTRIRGQALDILKGLLCIDPQQRLTISGIKHHPWCMTQSQLRREQLSEALTQGIRQEGMMAYADPVFRSGESQAYTASRGARMAGDTDWLNKEESQFMRGTGNITQSGDLMTITTRFWMALPPNEAFQILTAFFQSDVADASGSVRAVAAPSAAPGDSIRGSHGGGEGGVIKLHKAAGHQYVEGKVLVLPSDSLAAEGQSLVIMQRAKGSILHWRALWWSVVRANELQNYVIRGDM; translated from the exons ATGGAAGTCGACCAACCAACCAACTACCCAGATATCCAGGGTTACTATCTCAGTAGAGAAAtaggtggtggaggtttCTCCAA GGTGTACAGGGCCGTACACAGGCAAACAAGAGGGCTGGCAGCATGTAAAGTAATCAATCTTTACATAAATCCGGCCTGGGGACTCGGTACTCCCAACATCAAGGAGCTTCAAAAAGAAGTTCAAGTACACAAAGCACTCAAAAACCCGTATATTCTTGAATTCCTACACCACGAAACAGTGAAGATTGATAATCCCGACCATTATACTCCGGGATTGTATATGCTGCTCGAGCTGGCCGTTGGTGGAGATTTGTTCGATAAGATTG CACCGGATATTGGTGTGCCCGAAGATCTTGCCAAGTTTTATTTTGCCCAAATGGTCGCTGGCGTG GAATTCATCCATGCCAAAGGTATCGCCCACCGAGATCTTAAACCCGaaaaccttcttcttgcagCTAACGGTAACCTTAAAATCACCGACTTCGGTCTTTGTGCCGTATTCAGACACAAGGGCAAGACAAGATTATTAAGCGGGAGATGCGGAAGCTTGCCTTATGTTGCACCAGAA CTTGGTGTGCCAGCAGGACAAGGGTATGCGGCAGAACCAGTAGACATTTGGGGAATGGGTGTTGTCCTTTACACCCTCCTCGTGGGAA ATACACCTTGGGATGAACCTTCGGACAGTAGTCCTGAATTCTGTGCGTACAGAACAGGCGAGTTGTTGAACTATGATCCATGGACAAGAATACGTGGTCAAGCATTAG ATATTCTGAAGGGCCTGTTGTGTATTGACCCTCAGCAAAGATTAACGATTTCTGGTATCAAACATCATCCATGGTGTATGAC ACAAAGTCAATTGCGTCGCGAACAGCTTTCGGAAGCTCTTACCCAAGGTATTCGTCAAGAAGGTATGATGGCCTATGCGGACCCTGTCTTCCGTTCAGGAGAATCTCAAGCCTATACGGCTTC ACGCGGAGCAAGGATGGCTGGCGATACCGACTGGCTTAACAAGGAAGAGTCGCAATTTATGCGCGGTACCGGTAACATT ACGCAATCCGGTGATCTGATGACCATCACCACCCGATTTTGGATGGCCCTCCCGCCCAATGAAGCGTTCCAAATCCTTACCgctttcttccaatctgATGTTGCTGATGCCAGCGGTTCCGTCCGCGCCGTCGCGGCACCATCAGCAGCACCAGGAGACTCGATCCGTGGTTCTCacggaggaggagaagggggcGTGATCAAACTTCACAAAGCAGCAGGACATCAGTATGTGGAGGGTAAAGTGCTTGTCTTACCTAGCGATAGTTTGGCAGCCGAGGGCCAAAGTCTTGTGATCATGCAGAGGGCAAAAGGGTCGATTTTGCATTGGAGGGCGTTGTGGTGGAGTGTGGTGAGAGCGAATGAGCTGCAGAATTATGTTATTCGAGGAGACATGTAA
- a CDS encoding sulfite reductase (NADPH) flavoprotein alpha-component, translated as MAPIALTSSATSPPGLPVKKAALATADVNAGLNLDADGASTPYSATSTAVSEGENKDKVSKPASPSALAKALVDSSIPSPLPLPADDGYYTNLIASSLPTASTKPGTAVFASAIDGLEALAVKHSESIWVYDDAKLVDFGSRLSKLGNKKVHELQTRQGAGLELAGYASKTQGKFTVFASIKTLQYLLPSLEAIEGDVVINLATTSTTDDLEFTDALYAPGTIKALTSLPEGWEVVFSSGERIIDNASRLYGAEPKKVIHVVESTFIGRETTSFTFPAPQPAAIDDLTVHNGSASELYVAPAGYLSSSIVAALPASAGLVELNTLSPSSEALYAALTSSERKTVQVVGASKVDAEALKAVVLASIYAASGSSKNVLPLVKSLVATSVESISALAQSTATKPGKVVSFYTAPACPLPQLLAHLFLSSPSLSTHLAQFGSASSRGVKSVLSLAPAGTSRAALNVEEPTDVTWVSDANVLKSADVFSVAKEGSIVVLALPWSEEEIPVKFSRSEIQAIKSKNLRIFSLDLSSSPTTPIQEQVAFLLLYTGAQKLAPGVWKVLDAFHNHQLVRDDVEIAQAALNEVDTKGWEVPELEEGKTEKVKSKWEWDALPGLAGVVAAHDEQDSSVGPWELAARHLFFREAFTVPDATTTDASQGLPGITALRPSMSEETFLVTVSENRRLTPVSYDRNVFHLELDTAGTGLKYEIGEAIGIHGWNDTEEVREFCEWYGLDPDALVTFPCPTRQGTLETRTVFQLLQQDIDLFGRPGKAFYAALSKIATIKAEAMRLKFISAPEGAELFKRLAEDITVTFADVLKMFKSARPGIEELVGLIPEIKPRHYSIASSQKAVGDKVELLIVTVDWINSKGSPRFGQCTRYLAALKPGAKVTVSIKPSVMKLPPDNKQPIIMAGLGTGAAPFRAFMQHRAWQRSQGIEVGPLIYYFGSRYRSQEYLYGEDIEAYIASGIISHAGLAFSRDSDSKTYIQHKMSQDKNMLAKLLKGKGSDAAYFYLCGPTWPVPDVYEALVGSLTQEGGMERKEAEEYLDELKEEERYVLEVYVSLCPSSFKSFICVLTIFPFSKHGFQETYIVRKAYWETIIYASSYVNTISIHDAACLFY; from the exons ATGGCTCCCATTGCCCTCACCTCCAGCGCCACCTCTCCCCCTGGCCTCCCCGTCAAAAAGGCCGCTCTCGCTACCGCAGACGTCAACGCCGGCCTCAACCTCGACGCCGACGGCGCTTCCACTCCTTACTCTGCCACATCCACTGCAGTCTCAGAGGGCGAAaacaaggacaaggtcTCCAAGcctgcctctccttcagcgCTTGCAAAGGCCCTTGTCGactcttccattccttctccccttcctctccccgCCGACGATGGTTACTACACCAACTTgatcgcttcttctctccccaCTGCCTCTACCAAGCCTGGCACCGCCGTCTTCGCCTCTGCCATTGATGGTCTTGAGGCTCTCGCCGTCAAGCACTCCGAGTCCATTTGGGTTTACGATGATGCCAAGCTCGTTGATTTCGGATCTAGGCTTAGCAAGTTGGGCAACAAGAAGGTTCACGAGCTGCAGACTCGACAGGGTGCCGGTCTGGAACTTGCCGGTTATGCCAGCAAGACTCAGGGCAAGTTCACTGTCTTTGCCAGCATCAAGACTCTTCAGTACCTCCTTCCTAGCCTCGAGGCTATTGAGGGTGACGTGGTCATCAACCTCGCCACTACTTCTACCACCGACGACCTCGAGTTCACCGACGCTCTTTACGCTCCTGGTACCATCAAGGCTCTTACTTCTCTTCCTGAGGGCTGGGAGgttgtcttctcttccggCGAGCGAATTATCGACAATGCTTCCAGGCTTTACGGTGCCGAGCCCAAGAAGGTCATCCACGTTGTCGAGAGCACTTTTATCGGCCGTGAGACTacctctttcaccttcCCCGCCCCTCAACCTGCGGCTATCGACGACTTGACCGTCCACAATGGGTCTGCTTCCGAACTCTACGTCGCTCCTGCCGGTTACCTTTCGTCTTCTATCGTCGCCGCTCTTCCCGCCTCCGCTGGTCTGGTCGAACTTAACACTTTGAGCCCCTCTTCTGAGGCCCTCTACGCCGCTCTCACTTCCAGCGAGCGCAAGACTGTTCAGGTTGTCGGTGCTTCCAAGGTCGACGCCGAGGCTCTCAAGGCTGTTGTTCTTGCTTCCATCTACGCCGCTTCTGGTTCTAGCAAGAATGTTTTGCCTCTCGTCAAATCTCTCGTTGCCACTTCTGTCGAGTCCATCTCTGCCCTCGCTCAGTCTACCGCTACCAAGCCTGGCAAGGTTGTCTCCTTCTACACCGCTCCTgcttgtcctcttcctcagctcCTTGcgcacctcttcctctcctctccttctctctccacccaCCTCGCTCAATTCGGCTCTGCTTCCAGCCGTGGTGTCAAGTCCGTCCTTTCTCTTGCACCTGCTGGTACTTCTCGCGCTGCGCTCAACGTTGAGGAGCCTACCGACGTCACTTGGGTCTCTGACGCCAACGTCTTGAAGTCTGCCGATGTCTTCTCTGTCGCCAAGGAGGGTTCCATTGTCGTCCTCGCTCTTCCATGGtctgaggaggagattcCCGTCAAGTTTTCACGTTCCGAGATCCAGGCTATCAAGTCCAAGAACCTCcgcatcttctctctcgaCCTTTCGTCTTCCCCGACCACGCCGATTCAAGAGCAAGTagccttccttcttctctacACTGGTGCTCAGAAGCTCGCTCCTGGTGTTTGGAAGGTTCTCGATGCTTTCCACAACCACCAGCTCGTCCGCGACGACGTCGAAATCGCTCAGGCCGCGCTCAACGAGGTTGATACCAAGGGATGGGAGGTGCCCGAGCTTGAGGAGGGTAAGACTGAGAAGGTGAAAAGcaaatgggaatgggatgcTTTGCCTGGTTTGGCTGGTGTGGTCGCTGCCCACGATGAACAAGATTCTTCTGTCGGTCCTTGGGAACTTGCTGCTCGACACTTGTTCTTCCGAGAGGCTTTCACTGTCCCCGACGCTACCACTACCGACGCTTCTCAAGGTCTTCCCGGCATCACCGCTCTCCGACCTTCCATGTCCGAAGAGACCTTCCTCGTCACCGTCTCCGAGAACCGTCGACTTACGCCTGTTAGTTACGACCGAAACGTTTTCCACCTCGAGCTCGACACTGCCGGTACGGGCCTCAAGTACGAGATTGGTGAGGCTATCGGTATTCACGGTTGGAACGACACTGAGGAGGTGCGCGAGTTTTGCGAGTGGTACGGCCTCGATCCCGACGCTCTCGTCACTTTCCCCTGTCCTACCAGGCAAGGTACTCTCGAGACTCGAACcgtcttccagctcttgcAGCAGGACATTGACCTCTTCGGTCGACCGGGCAAGGCGTTCTACGCGGCTCTTAGCAAGATCGCCACCATCAAGGCCGAAGCTATGCGTCTCAAGTTCATCTCTGCTCCCGAGGGTGCCGAGTTGTTCAAGCGATTGGCTGAGGACATCACCGTCACTTTTGCCGATGTTTTGAAGATGTTCAAGAGTGCCAGGCCTGGTATCGAAGAGCTTGTTGGTTTGATTCCTGAGATTAAGCCTAGGCACTACTCTATCGCGAGCAGTCAAAAGGCGGTTGGAGACAAGGTTGAGTTGTTGATTGTTACTGTCGATTGGATCAACTCCAAGG GTTCTCCTCGATTCGGTCAATGTACCAGGTACTTGGCTGCCCTCAAGCCCGGAGCCAAGGTTACCGTGTCCATCAAACCTTCCGTTATGAAGCTTCCTCCTGACAACAAGCAGCCTATCATCATGGCCGGTCTTGGTACAGG TGCCGCTCCCTTCCGAGCTTTCATGCAGCACCGAGCTTGGCAGCGATCCCAGGGCATCGAAGTTGGTCCTCTCATCTACTACTTTGGTTCCCGATACCGATCCCAAGAGTACCTTTACGGCGAGGACATTGAAGCTTACATCGCCTCTGGCATCATTTCTCACGCCGGTCTCGCCTTCTCTCGAGACTCTGACAGCAAGACTTATATCCAGCATAAGATGTCTCAGGACAAGAACATGTTGGCCAAGTTgttgaagggcaagggtaGCGATGCTGCGTACTTTTACCTCTGTGGTCCTACTTGGCCTGTGCCGGATGTTTACGAGGCTTTGGTCGGCAGTTTGACCCAGGAGGGTGgtatggagaggaaggaggctgaggaGTACTTGGACGAGctcaaggaggaggagaggtaTGTTCTTGAGGTTTATGTAAGTCTTTGTCCTTCCTCATTCAAATCATTTATATGCGTGCTGACGATTTTCCCTTTCAGTAAACACGGGTTTCAAGAGACGTATATTGTTAGAAAAGCATATTGGGAGACCATAATCTATGCATCAAGTTATGTTAATACCATATCTATCCATGACGCTGCATGTCTGTTTTATTAA